The window CAAAGAAGAGAGAACTGGCGGCTGAGTTGAAGAAAACAGTGTCACCATTGTTGATGCTTGAGTGGTACCCTAGGGATGTTGAGTTTGAAAAGTTTTTGACCAAAAGTTTAGAAGACAAACGTCGGGAATGGAAGAGAGAAGAGGAGGCAGCCCGTAAAAATTTGGAGGAAGCTTTTGCATCATGTAGGAGTGCAGAAGGAGCACAACCCGAAGCTGTTGTGGTTGCTATTGATGAGCCTGATGCAGTAGTAGGAGACGTAAATGCATGCCTGCAAGAGGTAggttgatgtgttgtttgtgATTTCTGAGTTGCATtgcaataaatattgtagCATGTCACTGTTTTTGGTATGCTTTTGTGATTTATGATGTTTTGTTATTGTAggatgtcacattttcaagTAAGTCAACTGGGCAGTCATTATCTCCACTGCGGCCATCTGAATCACATACTCAATTTGAGGCTGAAGCCGACAAAGATGGGCCAGTGGTCCCTGAAGAAGTGGATGAAGGTGGGCCAGTTGTCCCTGAAGAAGTGGATGAAGCTGGGCCAGTTGTCCCTGAATACATAGCAGAGGTTACTACTcaactatatttgtgatttctGTCTTTTGTTGGGTTTGCATCTGTGAATAATCTTTTTTGTCCATTGTAGGTTGTAGTTCCAATGGCCCCAGTTGAAGAAGAGCCAAGAACAGTTGAAGACGATGTATACCAACCCAGCATGGACTTTGTTGCAACCCCAGCGGTTTGTCAACCGCATCTGGAAGTTCCCACCGTGGAGAACATACCGGATGAAATGCTGATGTCAGGCTTCAATGGTGATGTGCAAGATGGACCAACTGTAGGAGTATCTGAAATGCCGGATGTACCACATGCTGCACCGGAAGTACATGATGAGCCGGAACTAGAAGCACCAGAGGAGGTTTACATGCCATCGTTCGATTATGTTCCAGACGGCTGCCATCTGCACAACGAGGGACCTCCgagtgatgatgaagatgaggaGATGGACCATTTTATCTCGTTGGCACACATGTGCCGAGATGAGCAGCTGTTTACGTCGTACTATGAATCCATATTCCAACAACAACATCCGGGACAGGAGCAACAGAATGTCAACCAGTGTGAGGAAGCTGAAGACGAGTCTGGGGAAGGTGAACACCAGACGGGGGAAGGTGAAGACCAGGCGGGGGTAGGGGAGAAACGGCGGAGGAAATTTTCGCCTTATGTGGAAAAAAAGAAGGCGACAGAGAACCCACTATGCGAGGATGAGATTGTGGATGAGCTGCAAGATCTTGATGACCTTGAAGACCTTGAAGATTTGGAGggtttgaagaagaaaggcaTCAAGTATACCCCGTTCAAGCTCAACCCTAATGAGATCCCGAATTGGAAGCCTGGTCATGTTTTTAAGCATAgagattttttgtttgatgtcTTGAGACAGTACGCAATCATGACTAGACGGCGGGTGCACGTGAAAAGAAATGACGGCGACAAACTACGTGCCGTTTGTAAAGGGCAAGGGTGTGAGTGGTATGTATACTTGAGGAAGCTCGAGACAAACAACGTAGCAGATTATGTACTGATGAATATGCAACGGGATCACGCGCACACATGCATGCTTTCAATTGCGTGGGATGCTAATCAAGGGTCAAGCTCTAATCACCGCTAATCGGAATTGAAAGTCCCAACAATGGATGGTGGCCGATTGCATGGGCTGTGACCGAAGCGGAGAGCTATGTCCAGTGGAAGTGGTTTCTGGATTATTTGGCCGACGACCTCGAATTGCATGCAAATGGCCCACGATTTGTCTTTATGTCTGACCAACAAAAGGTATTTACCTCTTTTGTGATTTCGCATTTACATATTACACTGGGGATGTGATTAAAGTTTAGTACTCTATCTGTGATTTTATTCAAACATTTAGTACTGGATGTGTGATTCAGTGGTAATGGTATTGTGCATTGACAGGGGCTTGCGAAAGTGATTCTTGAGGAATTCCCACAGAGCGAGCACCGCTTCTGTGTTCAGCACATATACAACAATTTCAAGAAGAGATTTGTCGgagaaaatttcaaagaacGTTTGTGGGAGATAGCCGCGAGTACAACCCTTGAACATTACTTGGACAAGATGGAAGCTCTGCGGATTGAGTACCCTTCAGCACATCAGTGGCTTACTGGGGTTGCTCCcaaagaaaaatgggtgaaGGCTTTTTTCTCCCCACATACTTGTTGTGATGTGCTACTCAACAACATTTGTGAGACTTTTAATTCGAAGATTGCATTGGCGCGAGAAAAAGCTATTATCAGTATGTTGGAGGACATCCGAACGAGTCAAATGGAAAGGCTTCAGATCAGAGGCCAGTGGATCAAAAGCTACAATCACGCAGTCCCTCCTGTTATCAAGGAGATTGTTGACAAGTGGTACGCGATGGCCTCTTCATGGCGAGCTACATGGAATGGAGATACTTCGTACCAAGTATCAGGGCCGTCTGGGCAATATGTTGTGAACATGCGCGATTTTACATGCTCTTGCAGACTATGGCAGCTAACAGGGATTCCATGTACTCATGCCATCGCAACAATCAACAAGAACGGCGAGGATGTCATGCGATACGTCTCCCGCTATTATCTGAAGTCCACAATGACGATGCTATACGAGAATGTCCTTTACCCAATTAATGGGGTTGACAACTGGCCCAAGAGTTGTGATGGTGCATTGGAACTGGCTCCTCCTAGGACAAAGCGACAACGTGGACGACCGAAGAAATTGAGGCGTGAGGAGCCCCAGATTCGTCTTCATGCGGACAGAGGTGAGTCACTGCGACCAGTGGATCAAAAGCTACAATCACGCAGTCCCTCCTGTTATCAAGGAGATTGTTGACAAGTGGTACGCGAGGGCCTCTTCATGGCGAGCTACATGGAATGGAGATACTTCGTACCAAGTATCAGGGCCGTCTGGGCAATATGTTGTGAACATGCGCGATTTTACATGCTCTTGCAGACTATGGCAGCTAACAGGGATTCCATGTACTCATGCCATCGCAACAATCAACAAGAACGGCGAGGATGTCATGCGATACGTCTCCCGCTATTATCTGAAGTCCACAATGACGATGCTATACGAGAATGTCCTTTACCCAATTAATGGGGTTGACAACTGGCCCAAGAGTTGTGATGGTGCATTGGAACTGGCTCCTCCTAGGACAAAGCGACAGCGTGGACGACCGAAGAAATTGAGGCGTGAGGAGCCCCAGATTCGTCTTCATGTGGACGGAGGTGAGTCACTGCGACGAACCTTCATCATGAGATGTCGCCGCTGCGGCCAAGAAGGGCATAACAGGAGGACTTGCACCAATGATCCACGGACAGATGCTCGTGCTGAAGTTGGGGAGAGTTCGCATCAAACTGGGTCGCGTACGACGGATACGAGGGGGAGTAACTTGCCCGAAGCGGATCGCCGAAGCCAAGAGGTAGTATTCATTACATATCAGGCTCTCGCATAATTATACACATACGAAGTGCTTTatatcatatttcttttttttcttgcagCCTAATGTTGCCGATCCGGGACCTAGCACTAGGGCCGCCAGAACAAGGGCCAGGTCTCAGCCTCAGCGTTGTGGCCGCCGCGGTGATCAAGATTGAAGCAACACTGGATCAGTTGCAAATGGCAAAACAACCCTATAACCTTGATGGTGTTTGGTGGTTTTTGATATGGTATTTTTGTTAAACAATGATGGTGTATTTTGGTGGCAAGGATGaacttatatattttggtagCATAGCAGTGATGAACTGATGCTTAAAACTGACAGTTATTAACGAATTTGAATGTGATGCTAATGTTCATGAGtaattttcatctttgttGGTACTGATTGAGGGTTTGGGAGTGTTGCTTCAAATTTGAATGGTTAACCTCAGTCGTGATTTCTGAAAAACATGCAAACTTCATCCGTGATTTTTGATACTGTGTGTCCTCATATGTGATTGTTATCCTATTACCTGCTCTGTTCAGTGATTACAAATGTTTTTGTGCAGTTCAGTGTAATTATACAGTAAATGTTTTTGTGCAGTTCAGTGTATTATATTTGGTGTTCATCATATGNNNNNNNNNNNNNNNNNNNNNNNNNNNNNNNNNNNNNNNNNNNNNNNNNNNNNNNNNNNNNNNNNNNNNNNNNNNNNNNNNNNNNNNNNNNNNNNNNNNNCTAAAAAAGATGGaaattagtaataataattttggagCATATTAATAATCTATAGTTTTTGGAAGTAtacatggagtatattaatattctataGTTTTTGGAAGTATACATGgtgtatattaatattctataGGTTTTGgaagtatatattaaattacaactAAATTATCactaattaatattactaacATTAAAAGATATGATGAGATCGTCTCTCTATTTATTTCAACTTTTCaagtacataataaaatactataaattaatgcCATCATTCTTGTAAATTTAATAAGAggaaataatatagtactccattttattatatagatatataaggaaaatattcctaaaagtGACTAATAGACGTGTAGTATATGTGCAATAACATTATGCTTCAACTTGTGTTTTCAGATCTGTATGTATAATTGTTTCtaagtaaaaataaagaaaagtgattgATAAACgtacaattttataaactacACGTATATACACATAATGCATGCCgtattactttttaaattagtttttataatagtCAAAAAGGATAATGCATGCTagattactttttaaattagttcgaagtttgtttggattttatttactaatttgttacctataatttataattgcaTTATACAATGATATCGTATTATTTTACCTTTGCTGAGATTCCTATAATTGTTAATATGTTGTGCTTTAATCTatgcaataaaatatgagtacaTGCAATAtggttattatattttgttttacataATAGGATTTATTTGTCgatatttaatgtttaatatatatctgcattttttttgttttctgttgATGATAAATGTATTTGTTAAACTGATATTATGTTATTGGTGTTTGTATATTATGATTTGCATATCTATTGAAGCTAGGTTTCtgcttttgatttttattcttaGAGTCGTtatattgtactcccttcgtcacacttaagatgacacgttttcctttttagtttgtcccaactaagatgacacatttcctttttggaaactttctctctccaattaatacacccaaccactttttctcacccctattaaaatattcatctttctttctctctctattttaatacttgcacccaccttttctctctccaattaaacacattaaccaacaactcataaaatcccgtgccggctaaggaatgtgtcatcttagccgggacggagcgagtagtgtttatttatttctttcgtTAATGTGGAAAGTTGTGAATCATGGTTTTAATTCTGTGAGGAATTATTAATAGGGTAATATAACTTGAAAGATGTGTTATTGCTaaagtattttgtttgattttagtaTAAGTTGATTATTGCCTTTATGGATTGGTAGGTtaaaaggatttgaattcTTTGTAGtgtatttaagaaaataattaatgaagagTTTAAAATTGTATTGATTTAGTGGCTGAGGGAGAATGGATAAGGAAATACAATATTACCTCtaaattttcacaattattaCGCATAAGATTTACTTTCATTTGCACTTGGGTtgttaaataatatattaagattataCGCAATAATGAAGTGCATCTCATATTTTCAATAGGgataatttagatttttttttgaccGAAAACCAAGCATAAATATAGggatatacataaatatttaaaattgtattcaatattttatacatatgcATTCTCCATTGATAACTCAGTAACTAATTACAATTGTAATTAAATGAATACGTAATTAACTACGAATGTCGTCAACTGCGCCACGCGTTGGGGGATGTACTAATACTTTAGATTCTCTTAATTATTGTACTCTGTTTGTACAAACTAAGTTGGTACATAATTTTTTGGTATGAAATcttaaaataatctttttaGTCTTAACTAAAGAGAGtatgtttttcttataaatttataggaatattatactctctttgtcccaattaaattGGTATAAAACTTTTAGGCAcaaaatatgttaaataattttctttattcatgTCTCGGAATTATATGATTTACTGCTAATTTTCTCAGTGTTGCGCAGGGGATATACTAGTtaatagaaaaagaagaaaacagaGTCAGCGAAAGAGGAATTGCGAGAGCTGGAATCACATGGGATGCTGTTTGGTTTGTGGGACCCGGCATCCCTACCCCACCCCCCACCACCACCCTAACCACGCCTctctcctctttctctctttctatctctctctctaattgtgttcctctttttccttttctctacCGACAATCATAACCTCTCAATCATCAACGCAAAAATGCTGCGCAGATCGCAGAGTTGAAATCTCGttctaagtttttttttaggttttcGCCTTTCGATTTGCTTCTGCTGTTATGGCCGACGATAaggttatttttttattcagtttttttccttctttgcGGAAGATTGTGCTCATTCTGAGATTGATTTCTAAATACCGCACTATGTTAGatcttctattttaattagtcaTAGTTCCGGAAACGATAGATCTGCATttcacttatttattttatttttctcaatcaGTGAACTCCGGCGTTTAATTTAGCTGATTTCTATAGTTTTGGTGCTTGAGGTTATTGTTGCTTGTAATCGTTCTGCAGTAGCTCTTGTCTCTGTTCTTCTTGTGTATGTGAaaacttcaattttataatttgccTAGGTTATCAATTTTAGACGAGCtaagagtattttatttcatttgaatTGGAGGTTAGATTGATCCTTTATTTAGTGTTAGGCTTATagaaagttatttttatgtttatctaCTTCAATTTTAGTAAGTTTCTATGACCTTGGAATATGTCGACGCCTTAAGCCACAAAATTTCTTACTTATTAGAAGTTTCTGCTGGCTGATTTAGTGTGTGGATTGTAAATTAACAGTTTCACATTATTTCCTGAATTATGTTCTTGATCTTTGctaaattacatatttgtaCTTTGCTACATGATCTGCTAGATTGTGTATTCTAGCAAAATGTGCATATCTGTGGGAAGTTCTTTCATAGCTGATCTTTAGTACCAGTAGAGTAACGTGGTTTCTCTTCTAATATGAGCATTTATCATTTATACAGGAGATGTCTGCTCCAGTGATGGATGGGAATGGCACAGTTACTGGTCACATAATTTCGACCACCATAGGGGGAAAGAATGGGGAACCTAAGCAGGTAAACCTATTGTCTGATAATGTTTGTCTTAAGTTTTGACTGGATGAGTTAATAACTACAgcttaattttgattaagtTGGGATGTTGGCCATTTGGTTTGCATGAAGCAAACAGGCTTGACTCAGTAAGACTATAGCGAAGAATCTTGAGCTGTCAAGTCTAGCTCTTGAGATTAAGGCGATCTTTAGTGACTCGTAAGTGAGTCAAAAGAAGTTTGGGATGAACTGGCAAAGACAAGGGTGAAGAGATTAAAATTGGTTCTTACACCTCAATTTCTCTGCAATGAGAAAAAACCTAGGAAGAAGGAAAACCTTGGTTTATGGAGtttctaatttcttttttggtacTATGCAGACAGTTAGTTACATGGCAGAGCGAGTTGTAGGGACCGGTTCATTTGGAATTGTTTTTCAGGTATTTACATCTATAGGCCACTAGTGCTAGTTTCCCATTTCTTGTTGTCAGTTCTCAAGAAACTTATTTGCTATATGCTATTTTACTCTAGGCAAAATGCATTGAAACTGGAGAAACTGTGGCTATAAAAAAGGTCTTGCAAGACAGAAGATATAAAAATCGTGAGCTGCAGCTTATGCGGACTATGGATCACCCGAACATTGTTTCCTTGAAGCATTGTTTCTTCTCAACTACAAGTCAAAATGAgctttttctcaatttagttATGGAGTATGTTCCAGAAAGTATGTTTCGTGTTCTGAAGCATTATAGTGATGCAAACCAGAAAATGCCACTCATCTACGTGAAACTTTACACTTATCAAGTAAGTAAAATAACTTCTTATAAAGTTCTTTCAAGTTTAatgtttctttgttttctaaaACGATAATTAAGATATATTATGCAGATTTTCAGAGGGTTGGCTTACATGCATTCTGTTGCTGGTGTCTGCCACAGAGACTTGAAGCCCCAAAATGTCTTGGTAGGGATAAGTAGACTTTGCACTCACatatagaagaaaatgagtggtattaatattgatattgcTTTCTCCATCTCTGTAGGTCGATCCAGCCACCCATATTGTCAAGATTTGTGATTTTGGAAGTGCAAAAGTATTAGTAAGTGATGTTTTTAAAGCTCCTTATGattttgagataaatggaGGACGTTAGCTTCTTAGCTtccatattgatattttttactGAAGTTATTTGCAACTCAAATGTTTCTTCTTGTACTTATGATTGCTTgacttctatttttaataggtAAGAGGTGAAGCAAACATATCGTACATCTGTTCTCGATTTTATCGGGCTCCCGAACTCATTTTTGGTGCAACTGAATACACTACTTCCATTGATATCTGGTCAGCTGGTTGTGTCCTTGCTGAGCTTCTTCTGGGTCAAGTGAGTTGCCTTGCTAATTTTGATATACACACATGCTTGTCACCTTCATTGGCTATTAGCATGTTCACTTGACCTAATAGTACATATTGTGCAATGCGTAGCCTTTGTTTCCTGGGGAAAATGCCGTGGGCCAGCTTGTAGAAGTCATTAAGGTATCGTCAGATCATTATTTCAGAGGGCATGTTATGCATTAACTTATCTCCTGACTTATATTGTTTTCTCTTTAAGGTGCTTGGAACTCCAACACGTGAGGAAATCCGTTGTATGAATCCAAACTACAATGATTTTAGATTTCCCCAAATTAAAGCACACCCTTGGCACAAGGTATACCTTCAACATTTCAAGTTTTGTATGATCCATTGCTGGAGCTAAATATTGTGGCTTTTTTCTAGTTCTCCATTGCCTGTTGCAATCTCTGATACTGTTTGGACTCTTACAGTGCTTTTCACCTGTGAAATTCGGTAATCTAGAATTGGCATATCTGAGTCGGGGAAGGTTGAGAAGAATGGGAAGGGTAGCATTGATTAAATACATTCTAGAGTTGCATTGTGCTTCTCTTGTAATTAGAGTGCTGTGCTGAGCTTCAAAGGTGGCGAAGTCAAATCTTTGACATTTATTCACCCGTTTACCCATCTTTGTTCTCAAATGATGATGCGGTGATCATTGACATCATTGTGATCAATAATGTATTTGTTCTGAGTTGTACTGAGCTTAGCAAAGACTGGTCAATATCAATGCAATTGCTAAGTTCATCTCAAGAATGTGTTGCTTTGGATTGTCATGATGGAAACCTTGGTGAATCGAAGAGGATCTGCTGTCCAATGGTGCTATATACCAATATGGTACAATGTACAAATAGAGTAATGTCTAGCTATGTCCCTACAACctcaaatttcaatacaagAATAAGTCTCCTGTTGCAATCCCCTTAGTTATGCTTAAACGTGCACAACCATGCACATTATCCAACCCCATTATAGAGTCAAAGAAGGGGAGGAATGGGAGAAGGAAAAACACTTGAGAGGAATCTAAGTTATGCAGGTAGTCCTGTTGTATTGTGGCATAGTGCAGATGCTGATGTATAGTGCATGTATTCACTCTTTGGTCTTTGTTCTGTATTTTGTTCTAACCTTTAAAAGTATCTTTGTGAGGATCGTGATTCAACATTGCATACTTTCCATATGTTGACCTGCCCCTTACCCATGGCTACTTCAGGTATTTCACAAAAGGATGCCTCCAGAAGCAATAGATCTTACTTCCAGGTTGCTGCAATACTCTCCAAATCTTCGTTGCACTGCGGTGAGtttcttctatattttttgcagtctgtttggaaaaatgatgtgGTCTTGGTTGAAGTAAAGATTATCTGACTCTTGGTTTCATATTTGATGCGATTTGCTGCCTACATGCTTTCCAAATATATATGTCGTTGTATGCACATCCTTTAAATTGATGCTTCTTCGTGTAGCTTGAAGCATGTGCCCATCCTTTCTTTGATGAGCTACGGGAACCTAATGCACGGTTACCAAATGGTCGCCCATTGCCGCCTCTGTTCAACTTCAAACAGGAGGTACGTGAATATTCTATCATCATCTTGCATTTTTGGTAAAGAATTGATCCAAACTAGCATGTCTTTAAAGTGAACCGGAACATATTATCAgtcattaattttcttttgaaagGAAGCTTCTCTGCTATCACCTCTAATCTCTCCCCCCTCCAAACAACCCTGTCTCTTACTAGATTCGACGgtgttattaatttttttttgtttttctaagtTGTCTTCTCTTCTACTAACATAACTTTCTTCTTCTGTGCATATAGTTGTCTGGTGCATCTCCAGATCTTATCAACAAGCTAATACCTGACCACGTGAAAAGACAGATGGGCCTACAGTTCTTTGCATCCTATGATGGAATGACGTAAAATAGATTATACCTGCAAGTAATAGTAGTTAACGGGTTGAAGAACTCTTAAAACGGTTTGTAACACCTCTAACTGAGAGGGGTTAGCTGAACCAACGGCATCTGTGGATCTACGAGGACCAGGACAGAAGGGGGATGGGCAATAATCCCACTGCAGGCTCATCTGGATTGTGTCTTCCATACAATGCtgttttttcccccttttcctACATAGTTGCCTGTTGGGCTGTGTCTTGTAGCAGCAGCGTTTCTGGAAGAGGAGAGATCCTTTTTGTGTATATGTTTGGTTACCCACAAGGAAGAATGCATAACAGGCAACGATATCATCAGAGTGTATGAATAGATGTTGTCCTATAGGAGGCAGCCTGAAACCAAAAGTGGTAGGTTCGAttcattttcctatttttcttcTGCTTTTCACTTCTGTTTCTTCTTGTTACAGTTGTCCTCCTTTACATGTGAAAGAGAATATGTTGCTTATTTATGCCAAGTTTTTGTACCATTACTTATTTGCCCCTTGATTTCAGCAAGATCTCCATAAGTGGAGTATTTTACTACTACTGCACCAAATAAATAGACCACTCATCAATCACCATAATGCTACACGGCATAGCATCATAGCTCACACAAAAATACTCGCTCTAAACTTCCAACTAGTTTAtcttatgttattttattttgtgattgaACTCATTAAGCTAACTATCGAACTACCAAAATTGTGTAAAACTGTAAAATCCCAACCAAATAATATTTCTAAACTTAGTATAGAAAGGAAATGTCAAAGGCTGTCCGCGATATGTTTACACACGCCATTACTACTATTCTTATGTTTCAAACAATCTAGAGAGAGTCAACTGGGCAGTCCAGTGACGGAGTTGAAGGAAGTGTAAATGATGTCAATTTGGTCAACCAATTTTCGAGGCCTAAGCAGACGTTTATGTTTTTCCACCTTCCCCTTTAATCACGTCTGCCTATTATTCTCCATCTCCTTCaatgtagtagtatatcaATTCCGCAGTCCAGTTTCGTACATATACACGGTTATATTTGGCAAAACCGGGTTATTGTGTTTAATGGATGACCAACTGCAAGAGATCAATCAGAGAGCCGAATCCGATGATATATCAAATTCAAGCAATAAGGAGAGTAGGATTTCCGGTGCCAAGTCGAAAATGGACGGGGTAAAGAAATGTCCGTCGCATGTAATCGAGGTGACATGCGATGAATTTCTGGTGGAAAATCAGAGAGTGTGTAGAATATGCCATTTGAATGGGAAGGAGAGTGGAGAGAATTCGGTGGAGTTGATCGAGCTCGGTTGTGGATGCAAAGGGGAGCTCGGAGTTGCTCATTTGCGTTGCGCTGAGGCGTGGTTTAGAGTGAGAGGATATAGGTGAgagacatatttttttattgatttaactGTTGGATAATTGTCCTgttttcttcaatcttctGATCCATGCTTGTGTGCGCGCGTCTGTTTAATCTGATTAAATCCATGGGTTGGATCGTGTGAATTTGAAATCTTTTTCCATATCCTTTCTTTTACCCATTGTGGACTTTGTATGTGAATATCTCTTGACTAAAGCATAATTGATTATCATAGGAGGAGAAGCCTAATAGTATGTCATAAACATGGAAAATGATAGATACTGTGCAAAGTTGAGAGTAAATGCTTAGTTTCATGCACATCATTTTGTGCTTTAAGTTGGTTTTAAATGGTTTTCTTCCAATCTTGGTTGCAGAATGTGTGAGATATGCAGTGAGACTGCAAAGAACATCACTGGGCTGGGAGACATCCAGTTCATGGAGGAATGGAGGGAGTCTCAAAGCCCAACAGGAGAGCGCACAAGGTGGTTGAGCGCCCACCTCTTGTGTAGCTTCTTGATGGCGTTTCTGGTAATAGCGTTCGTCCTCCCATGGTTTTTTCGCGTAAATATCTTGTGAGGACACGGAACCGAATCCTcaattttgacaaatttttgGAGATAATTAAGTTCTTTGGCATGGCTCGCATAGTCTTCTTGTTTTGGATGGTGAAGTAAGATTTTGTTACTTAGTATTTTCAAGAAATGAGC is drawn from Salvia hispanica cultivar TCC Black 2014 chromosome 6, UniMelb_Shisp_WGS_1.0, whole genome shotgun sequence and contains these coding sequences:
- the LOC125191963 gene encoding E3 ubiquitin-protein ligase MARCHF8-like; this encodes MMSIWSTNFRGLSRRLCFSTFPFNHVCLLFSISFNVVVYQFRSPVSYIYTVIFGKTGLLCLMDDQLQEINQRAESDDISNSSNKESRISGAKSKMDGVKKCPSHVIEVTCDEFLVENQRVCRICHLNGKESGENSVELIELGCGCKGELGVAHLRCAEAWFRVRGYRMCEICSETAKNITGLGDIQFMEEWRESQSPTGERTRWLSAHLLCSFLMAFLVIAFVLPWFFRVNIL
- the LOC125194041 gene encoding shaggy-related protein kinase eta isoform X1, with the translated sequence MADDKEMSAPVMDGNGTVTGHIISTTIGGKNGEPKQTVSYMAERVVGTGSFGIVFQAKCIETGETVAIKKVLQDRRYKNRELQLMRTMDHPNIVSLKHCFFSTTSQNELFLNLVMEYVPESMFRVLKHYSDANQKMPLIYVKLYTYQIFRGLAYMHSVAGVCHRDLKPQNVLVDPATHIVKICDFGSAKVLVRGEANISYICSRFYRAPELIFGATEYTTSIDIWSAGCVLAELLLGQPLFPGENAVGQLVEVIKVLGTPTREEIRCMNPNYNDFRFPQIKAHPWHKVFHKRMPPEAIDLTSRLLQYSPNLRCTALEACAHPFFDELREPNARLPNGRPLPPLFNFKQELSGASPDLINKLIPDHVKRQMGLQFFASYDGMT
- the LOC125194041 gene encoding shaggy-related protein kinase eta isoform X2 — its product is MAERVVGTGSFGIVFQAKCIETGETVAIKKVLQDRRYKNRELQLMRTMDHPNIVSLKHCFFSTTSQNELFLNLVMEYVPESMFRVLKHYSDANQKMPLIYVKLYTYQIFRGLAYMHSVAGVCHRDLKPQNVLVDPATHIVKICDFGSAKVLVRGEANISYICSRFYRAPELIFGATEYTTSIDIWSAGCVLAELLLGQPLFPGENAVGQLVEVIKVLGTPTREEIRCMNPNYNDFRFPQIKAHPWHKVFHKRMPPEAIDLTSRLLQYSPNLRCTALEACAHPFFDELREPNARLPNGRPLPPLFNFKQELSGASPDLINKLIPDHVKRQMGLQFFASYDGMT